The genomic region GCGTCGAACTGCTCGATCTGGCCGATGAAGAGCAGGTGATCGCCGCCTTCGTAATGGCCGACGTTGCGGCACACGAAGCGCGCGCTCGCGCCGTCGAGGCAGGGCACGCCGCCGGCGTCCGAATCCGCGTGCGGCACGCCGTCGAACTTGTCGGCGCTGGGCGTCGCGAAGCGGCGCGACAGGTCGATCTGGTCGTGCGCGAGGATGTTGATCGCGAAATGGGTGGCCGCGACGAAATCCGGGCGGCTCGGCGCGACCTTGCGAAGGCTCCACAGCACGAGCGGCGGATCGAGCGACAGCGACGAGAACGAATTGGCGGTGAGGCCCACCTTGCGTCCGTCGGCCGCGCACGTGGTGATCACGGTGACGCCGGTCGGGAACTGCCCGAACGCGGCGCGCAGCTGCATCGGGTCGAGGGTCGGGCGGTCGGTAGCGATCGTTTCCATGCCGGTTACTCCGAACGCGCACTGTGTTCGCGGATGAACGCCGCGCAGGCCGACGGCTCGAACCACCACGGCGAGAACCGGCGCGGATCGTCGAAGCCGTCGACGATCGCCGCGGCGAGCGACGGCAACTGGCCGGCCGCGCCGAGCAGTTCGAGGATGTGCGGCGGCGGCGGGGTGAGCAGCGAGTTGGTCCAGCGCACGACATGCTGCGCATAAGCCCAGTAGCCTTCGAACGTCTGCTGCATCCAGTCTTCACTGAACGGCGCGGCATCGCGCGCGACGATCGCATCGAAATATGCGTTCGCGCATTTCGCGGCGTTGTTCGAGCCTTGCCCGGTGATCGGATCGTTGACGACCACCGCATCGGCCATCCCGAACACCGTGCGGCCCGACGGCAGCCGGAAGAACGGCTTGCGCACCGTCGGCGCGAAGCGGCCGGCCAGCGTGCCGTTCGAATCGGTGAGCTCGACGTCGCGACAGCGCTCGAATTCCCACGGCACGTATTGCCGCAGGAACGACAGGCTCCGGTCCAGATGCTGCTCGGGCGTCTTCACGTCGGCCCAGCAATCGAGCGGGCCGCCCGGAATGCCTTCGAACACCATGATTTCGCACGGGCCCGTCGTGGTCAGCGCGGGGAATACGAAATACTCGCCGATGCCGGGCAGCAGGTTGAAGCGCACGCGCGAATACGGCTGGCTCGGCGTCATCCCTTTCACATAGGTGAGGGCCAGCGCGCGTTGCGGGCGGTCGAACGCGCTGCGCGCGTCGTCGCGGCCGAGCAGGTTGACGATCTCGCCCTTGCCGGCCGCGAGCAGCACGAGGTCGTGGCTGCGCGCCAGTTCCTCGAGTTCGGGCACGCCGATGTCGCCGATGCGCACGTCCGCGCCGCGGCGGCGCACACTGT from Burkholderia cepacia ATCC 25416 harbors:
- a CDS encoding flavin reductase family protein; the encoded protein is METIATDRPTLDPMQLRAAFGQFPTGVTVITTCAADGRKVGLTANSFSSLSLDPPLVLWSLRKVAPSRPDFVAATHFAINILAHDQIDLSRRFATPSADKFDGVPHADSDAGGVPCLDGASARFVCRNVGHYEGGDHLLFIGQIEQFDAFGRAPLVFHAGQYRAIADHPDLFRTV
- a CDS encoding styrene monooxygenase/indole monooxygenase family protein, encoding MRRIAIVGAGQSGLQLAFALLGQGYHVTLATNRDAEQIRTGKVMSSQCMFHTALQIERDLGLNTWEEACPSVEGIGIAVPHPDGGGRKAIDWSSRLTRYAQSVDQRVKMADWLDSVRRRGADVRIGDIGVPELEELARSHDLVLLAAGKGEIVNLLGRDDARSAFDRPQRALALTYVKGMTPSQPYSRVRFNLLPGIGEYFVFPALTTTGPCEIMVFEGIPGGPLDCWADVKTPEQHLDRSLSFLRQYVPWEFERCRDVELTDSNGTLAGRFAPTVRKPFFRLPSGRTVFGMADAVVVNDPITGQGSNNAAKCANAYFDAIVARDAAPFSEDWMQQTFEGYWAYAQHVVRWTNSLLTPPPPHILELLGAAGQLPSLAAAIVDGFDDPRRFSPWWFEPSACAAFIREHSARSE